The genome window GGTTTACTTGCGCCAATTCCGTCTGCGCGCGCAAAAGTTCCTGCCGGCGGGTATGCAACGTGCCCGACATATCCACAAACGCAGCCGCCAGTTCGCCGATTTCGTTGTTGGGAATTTCCACGTCTTCTTTCTTTACCACATAATCCTCTTTTTCGCGCTGTTTTACCGCCGCTTCGCGCAGGCGCTCCAGCGGGCGCGTAATGGGTTTAATCACCCAATAGCTTACAATCAGCACAAACGCCAGCATGGCCAGCACCAACACGATTACATCCCAAAACGAATGGAAGGTGCTTTCCACAAACAACTGTGCCGCCACATTGGCCGGCTGGTCTACATATACTTTCCACCCGGGCAGCGATAAGTTCGCCACCGCCACCAATACGGAGTCTCCGTCCGGAAGCCTCACCTCTCCGCTGGGCTCGTCCCCCAATTGTGCATTAATGGCTTGCACCTTGGCTTCCATTTCGGGCTGCGGTTCTTGGGCCAGCCCATCCGGCGCGCCGTTATACGAAATAATCTTGCCGTCTTCCGTAGCGATGATGGCGTTCATATCCAGCGGATACGCTTGGGAAAGCGATTCCCCCATCTCTTTCAAATTCATTTCCGCCACCAACACGCCCGAAACGCGCGTGTCCCCCAAATGCTGCCGCACGGGGAATGCCAGCAGGGCAAACAAACCGCCTTTTCGTTGGTAAACCTCACTGATATAATCTTTTCCCCGCTGCACGCATACTTCCACGATATGGGGCAGCATCTCGGCATAATTTACCGTTCCGGCGGGAGTACCGGCCGAAAACAGCTGAACCCCGCTGGGGTTTAAAACGGCCAAATAAACGATAGCAGGATTGCGCGCCAGCAAATACTTTAAATCTTGTTCATTAATAAAATCGTGCCCGCCGAAATCCGTATGCAAATCCACGAAAATAGAAAATAACTGGGCTTTCCTGTTGATATGCGCCCGCGCCACCGAAGCCAAGCGGCTGGCTACCGTTTGCTGTTTTTGCAGAATTTCATTTTTTAAGATGCGGCTGTCCACCCCCATTACGTGGTAGGCGATAATGACTACCGGCACAATGGAAATCAGGATAAGTACCAGCACCGCTTTGGCAAACAATCCATTAAATCTTTTGATATGCATACACGTCCTATCGGTTTTACTTTTCAAAGCAACCGGGTCATCGGCCGGGAAAGTCGGCCCATCACCTGCCTGCTTTGGA of Elusimicrobium sp. An273 contains these proteins:
- a CDS encoding ATP-binding protein, which produces MHIKRFNGLFAKAVLVLILISIVPVVIIAYHVMGVDSRILKNEILQKQQTVASRLASVARAHINRKAQLFSIFVDLHTDFGGHDFINEQDLKYLLARNPAIVYLAVLNPSGVQLFSAGTPAGTVNYAEMLPHIVEVCVQRGKDYISEVYQRKGGLFALLAFPVRQHLGDTRVSGVLVAEMNLKEMGESLSQAYPLDMNAIIATEDGKIISYNGAPDGLAQEPQPEMEAKVQAINAQLGDEPSGEVRLPDGDSVLVAVANLSLPGWKVYVDQPANVAAQLFVESTFHSFWDVIVLVLAMLAFVLIVSYWVIKPITRPLERLREAAVKQREKEDYVVKKEDVEIPNNEIGELAAAFVDMSGTLHTRRQELLRAQTELAQVNQALEKRVEERTHELKAASKELVKAERLAAIGQMASIISHEIRNPLAVISNATRLIKMLVASPDPKLTKQFGIIDSEIKQANSIISEVLGYARTRELMLTTVDLNSYLRELLLSYPFIPGITLKDELDPESVRIKVDAEEIKQAIRNVVSNAIEAMPNGGTLTVGTKIGRRLVCIYIADQGTGITEEVRHKMFAPFFTTKARGTGLGLAVVGKAISRHKGKLFIHSVPGKGTCFQIYLKIYRKPGDTNYGEAS